ACCCTTGGATTTTGTGGAGGTTTTACTGCAGTTAAATCTGCCACATATAACCTCGCCTTGCTTTTGCTACCCTACCAGAGAGCGGAATAATAGAATATGAGAAGCTAATACAGATTGATATGATTTGGAGCAGTATTTGCAAGTATTTGCTGCaaaaatcctgacaggactcctaagggctagttcacacgtaaaaatcgcctggcttattttggacctgaaaaaaatgcttcctaattaggaagcagttttttgaccttgaggcattttttggagcagattttggtaaaaacgaaagctagcagtctccatagaccaccaatgtatggaggcagattttgaggtgaaatctgctgtcaaaatcttcctcattgcccccgtgtgaactagccctaagagagaCAGTAAAGGCTGagctcacacagaattttttggtcaggattttggtcaTGAAAAATCTGCtcaggaaaattcatgaggcgtttttgaggcattttctccctgaaaaaatcaatgcaagtcaatgggaagcagaaaatccGCCTGGCCTTTTTTGAGTCAAAAACGTTAGCAGTTTTTCCacctctcattgacttgcattgattttttcaggtagaaaacgcctgaagaatgcacatgtcccttcttttttctggaaaatatgctagcagaaaaaaaaaaaaaaagcctcactgtatggtgaggcgttctttggaggaggaatttgaggcggattcctgaccaaaaaaatccacgtgaactcagcctaaggccaggttcacacagggtattttggaccggaatttgacgcagtggccgcctcagattccggtccaaaaaatgggtagccgcgactggataccagtgcagtgcaccgccatccagttccgacactccgctctggattaggtccaaatgaatgagcctagtcaggaggagggagtgtcttcaggcggacgtccagccgcagcatctgcctgaagaatgagcatgtttcttctttttccgggagccagaacaaaccgctcacagtaaaaaaagaaatgaccgtctcccattgatttcaatgggagctgtttttctGGTTAAAAAACCCAGCCTAACAGTCCTGATTGCCCACTATATCCTCTATGTAGAGATATGATTGGTTGAagttacaggcctgaagcctgagcTGTACCATTGATATTTGTCTACTGAGTAGGTATCCAAAAATATGGATTCAAATCCCCATTCCCCATATTTCCAGCTATTCACTCCTGTTAAGACTTAGATTATGATGGAGATGGTGATTTGATCTACACAAGTTCTCCATGTGAACAGATATCACAAAGCAGGCCTCCTGTCATCCCTAGTGGCACAGCAGTCTCAAGCTTTGGCCTTCTAACTTCAAGCAAACATCTCAACATAGAAAGCATTTTACCTTGTTAGTATACAAAAGGGTCCTATAAATGCTACCAAAACACACCCTGACTCAAATATGTTAACCCTTAAACTGATAAAACATAAGATTTCTCTTTGCTATAAAAATTTTGCATGTGAAGAAGTGCATGATGTATACCTACCTGGTGTGTCAGCCCAGCCCGGATGCATGACAGAAAAATGTACTTTGGGATGTTCTTTGGCCCAATGCTCAGTCAGGATTACTTGCTGTCtctacataaaaatatataatataaacccATATAAAATTCTAAAATGAATTTGACATTTGGATTTCCTCATTCCAACGACTTATATTAATGCTGACAGGACAAGCTTTGGATTAGAAATGCTGCAGCAAATCAGTTTTTTGTTTTAAGTTTTATAGGAATTTTAaaaatttaggctgaggccccatgtcacagaaatgcattttttttgttacaatcttggtaaagccaggagtggagtgagttgaagggagaagtataagaacgtcctatataAATCCCACTCCTTCTGTAACCATTcaaggctttggctaaaaaaaaaacgcagcaaaatctgcaacaaataaagctgcgtttccgcaacgtggagcctcagcattAGTTCAGTTTGTACATTTTCTACAATGAGAACAGGTACCTAGTATGCCatacactttgcaggaactgtaaaacgccagatttttttcctgctgtgtttACCCAGTGGCCAGACTGTGGGGTTTTTCAGGCTAAAATTATTGATGACCAAaatatatgtcatcaatatgatAACGGTGGCAGTCCGACACCTGGCAATTTTACAGATCAGCAGTTGATACATAGAGAATGCAGCAGGAAGCAAcaagcgctgttctctgtgtagtggctgaactaagTAACTGCAGCTTGGcacccattgatatgaatgggagctgatctgcagtaacctgctctggccactatacagagaacagcgctgtctgcttcctgttccactcTCTAAGTATTAGCTTATTCATGGGGATGTCAGTGTCAGtcccccactgatctaatatggatgacctattcttaggattgcTCATCAATAATGTTAGCCTGGAAAAACACTTTTTAACCTCTAGCTTCATTTACAGCTAATAATGCCTTTGCTATTGATCTATGTGCCCTTTATAGCACACTAGctcacatttactaatagttagacagacTTAGACTATCCTAAATATTGGAGAACACCTTTAACTAGGCCAAATTAAGAAaactgttttgggtttttttatttaATCCCTGAAATAAACACTGGTCCAGGTCTAGTATAGAGCAAACTTAGACCAGTAGTCTCAAAAGATTAAGCCGGACTCTGTTTTCATCTATGCCCCTTGTCAAactaaatggaaaaaatggcctaAAACTAGAAGCCATGTTGTATGCCTATTTTCAGGCCTGGCCAGCCCACCATTTCCACCATTATGTACAATGTGCTCTTCCTTGTgtgccatttctttttttttttttaaattgtttatttatgaaaatttgtaacaataaagaaacacaacatgtctaccaagccagaggagatcacaaagaacagtacaatagaaaatgacgaaattacaaatggtaaactaggtagaaacaaaaagaaaaggggagacagggaagacaaacacaaaccagacaagacaaggctggggaaagggaaggagaaaaaaacagaagttccagaaggcggtggaattacagaggctgggtggcccagaacgagtcccacaggtcccaaacggcgtgaaaccgctcctcctcatcgttaagcacggctgttaggtattccagggagcgcgcattcctgatcctgcagtataactcctccagggatgggggtgctgactgacgccaatatttagcaatcaaacaccgggcagaagtgagaagaaacagaaaaagtcgcagggccggcttgcgcagtttcagtggagggagATTAAGGAGATAGGTTTTAGGGGATAGAGGGAGGCAAATGCCGAGAACCCGGCACAAAAGGTCCTGAACCTGAGTCCAGTAAGGGAGCAGGGAGGGACAAGACCAAAACAGATGAAAGATGTGTGCAGGGCGTGCACCACATCTCCAACCTTGTGTGCCATTTCTAATAAACTATATCTGGGCGCTCTCTCAGTTCTAGCTGTAACTACACAGTATAGGGCAATCTCCCCAGTTTTCTATATAGGAAAAAAGCCAATAATTTATTTGTGCACTGAAATGTTAACAAAATGATTTTCTATGTACTATCATTTGTAAGACTTGTGTAGTAAAGAGCACAGACCTTGTTTTGTGCATAGGCCATTGTTCCATCAAAAGTGCCTTTCTGGAATTGTAGGTCTGAGACGTCCAGCTTCTGCACCAGCATACCGCCTGAGGAGACTGTTACCTGTAACAACCCAGAGACAATCATTACACGCCAGGCTCCCAAACCTCGGTGCCAAGGCTATGATCATGTAACACAAGGCATGCTGGGCAGCTAAGTGGCTGCAGTCGCCACATTGGAGATATACTAGGAACCGCTCTGGGAGTTTTAGGAAACACATACGTGCTTGAGATCCCCACAATCTTTCTATAATAAAATATCAGTAACCCAATTCTAACTAAATCAATAAGAGCTGAGTTTCAGCTGCCAAACAAATATGTGAAATAAGAGAATGGTAAAATGTTTGTACAAATCACCTTAAAATATAAAACAGAGTAAGGCCTGATTCATATCTGCTTTcgataatctgttcagggagtcagcATGGGGAACCTCCTGAACAGACTACCATACAAATTGGCAAGCAgtctgcagtgaaagcacacagaccccatagactataatggggtcagtgtgctttccgcacggcgTCAGCACAagttatgcggacaggaaagcagatcgtgaagtacttttctatccgcatgttccgtgcagagaccaaacggaaagcacacagaccccatttagTCAattttttagtctatggggtcagtgtgctttcacagCATACAGCCTACTAATAGCTACTGTACCAACTGAAACTATTCTTGCATACATCATGGTGATCGGCCAAACCTTTATGTCTTAACAAACAGCAAGATGGCTGGAAATCGGTCAATTATGCCAAGCAATGGTATTTTCAGCTGAAAGCTGGTTGAAAGTATCCATCATGATCTATTAAAGTCAGGCATTGATCAGCTGCAAACCAGTGTTTGCATCATCTAAATAGGTGATCACAGCCATTCATCGGAATGAAATTGCCCATTTATGGCAACAAAAattgaatgtgtatggccagctttaatcCTCTTTAATGCAATCAAAACAGGGAATTTATTGTTCTTCCTACTTACTACTCGGGCATCATCTTCCTTTTCCAGGGCAGGAAGCAGAGCTTTGGTCAGAATATAAGTACCTGTGGAGAATAGAAATAAAAGATCCATAAAAATCAATGGAAATAGTATAGAAAGCAACAGCGGCCAATTCGGTCACATTGTCTATAGACTACTATTCCTGCAAAGAAAATTTTAATATTCTTTTCCAATAACTTTATCATAATGCAAATTTGTTAAGGATGACATAAGGATAAAATAATAATCCCCTCCATTCCTTCGATCAGAAGAATTATTGCTGACCTGTTGAATCTAGACTATTGTACACTAGATTTTATACATGCTGAAATTATTAACCAGCAAATTTGTTCTTTGGGGAAAAATCCTACAATAAAATACGTAGCCACAACAAGTAACTGGATTTTAACATAATCACCAAAATGAAGTGATTTAGCAAACAAGGAGCCCCTGGGAGAGAGGTCGGGTTTGTTAGCAGATTAACTCTGTGTCTTGTTGTTCATTGGATTGCTCAAAATGTCGCTGTGTGGCAGACTGCCGGTAATGGACTAAACCACAGCGCTCCAGTAATGGACATCGACTGCTACAGAGAGCTTTATCTTTCCTGACTCGTAAATGAATGTCTCTACACATGAAGATATTACTTCTAGCAAAGTGCATGTATATAATGGAGCCCTGGAGATACCGGAGTCAGGATGAACTGACCTGAACTGACCCAGGGTGATGGGAGTATTTCCTACCCAGGGTTGCAATGATGATGGATGAAGATGATGAAAATAATCACTGGAGATGTTacgtgtaaggctaaggccagaCATTGTAGAAACAGCAGAAAAAATGCTGCCAttatagtccctgcaaagcgaatgagattttatttaatctcatctccacattgcagaaaaaagactGTAGAAAACGTAGCAGtttcaaaaaaaatgcagcatgtccattTTACCTgagaaaacgctgcgttttccttataggctgacgctaggttcacactagctttcggTTTTCTggtcttcgggtccacttggggttcCAAAGAATGGATACCTTAtccgattaaagaggacctttcacgtccaagggcacatgtggtttaatataccgccagaaagctgacagtgcgcactatcggctttcctgctATGTTCCCCCGGGGGTGGAGATATCGGCactgatgtctgcccactgtcagaagtgcgtttctgacagtctagctcaggggtagggaacgtacggctctccagctgttgcaaaactacaactcccagcatgcatactggctctgctgttctgggaactcccatggaagtgaatggagcatgctgggagttgtagtttcacagcagctggagagccaaaggttccctacccctggtctagctgAACTGTGAGGAACGTCCTCTTGACAGCactcgtccatagctctatactgtctCACTAATCTGTGAGTAACCCTCCCCCCCACTTACTGTACTCGCCCGTAGACTAGTACtgtggggcgttcttcacagctcagtctcatcactgagcagtaaggaatgccccctctgacagtacagggctatggccgagtacagtcaggaggggcgttcctcaaagcccaacaagactgtcaggaacccttctgacagtgggcagatataggtaatggcacagatatctccagcccctggacacataacaggaaagctgacagagcaccaaattcagcgcactgtcagctttctagcggtatataaacccacatgtgcccaaggacatgaaaggtcttctttatatAGTGATTGCCCTCGAAGAGAGAAAAGtctacatttttcaagcagattcagcAACGGATACCCCGAACATAgatcgaatgctggtgtgaatccagcctgatgTGGGCAAAGAAACATAAACGCAAAATGCAGAGGAAAAGCAGTGACAAATGCAAGCATTTTTCCTGCGTTTTTTCCACTGTGTTATTTTAACAGCATTttattttgctacatggggcctaaggGAATTTTTTCAGGAATTTTTCTCAGCTGAAAAAAGACAGCTTCAAATTTTGTTTAACCAAATTCCACGGCGAAATTTGCAAATTCCACACCAGCCAGGAATCCACGTGAAGAATTCAGCTGGacgaaaaaaaatcagcatctgcctccaattgaaatgaatgggagctggtttcaggaagcatctgcctcaaattcacctgtgtaaacatacccttagcctaaagaagacataaaagaataaaaaacaatGTATCCTTTTACCCAAGACATTGGTGGCAAAGTTCTTCTCTATTCCATCTTCTGTCAGCTCCCGACTGTTCACCATGCACCCAGCATTGTTTACCtacaaatacagaaaaatacaacATTTGCTCCTCGCACGCAAATTtatttaaggccccatgtaatgggccacagcaaaaagcaCTAGGGAAAAATGGTGGTGGAAATGCATCGGAatccttttcacagaaagtctgcagagttttgctATGTGGATTTTCCgcttccgttatacctatagggaataaTACCAGCCAGCGGCTCCATAGGTAGGATTGACATATATAAACACAAGTATTTTCCGCATTGCTGCATTTCCagtgcagattattttctgcattgtgtggatgggattattcagaagcccatccactttgcaggaactgtaaaacgctaTAGTAAAATTGCATTGTTTATGCTACGTGAGGACCCGGCCTAGGAGCCATTGACTTGTCCTGCATTAACTTTCTAGTTGTAGGTTTAAAAAAAAGGACACAGGTGAAAAAAGAAGgaaataggggcaacacggtggctcagtggttagcactgcagccttgcagcgcaggagtcctggattcaaataccaccaggaacaacatctgcaaggagtttgtatgttctccctgtgtttgtgtgattttcctcccattctacaaagacatactgataggataaaaaaaaaatgtacattgcgatccctatatggggctcataatctacataaaaaaaaaaaaagaaggaaggaaggaaggaagtaaaAGTACTCACCAATACATGCAGCCGGTTTTCAGTCTTAAACCTCTCAGCGAAGTCCCAGATTTCTTTGGGGTTAGACATGTCCAGCAGATGCACCATCACATCCTGTAACAATATCCGGCTAGATTTCACATAAGATCTACACGCACCCAATGTAAGAGCAAAGCAAAATTTGAGGTTCCAACTCTGAGTCACATTTACAACTGTGTTTGTATTTGTTAGCACATTTTGGCATATTTATGGAGCAAATACTGATAATTTTTCCAACCAGCCCGCGAAGGGGAATTTGATGGAAAAGGGTATCGCTTGACTGAAATGGAGGGTCAATATGCAACTATGACCCACGTTTACTGACATTTAGACAGGCTATCTGAACAGTGGCTCATGCTTGTTAATAAATCTAATACAACCATGTGTCTAGTCTACATTACTAGCATctgttagttggcttactttgagcttGAAGTTTGCGCCAAATTttttgtcccattgtggcccctcccCCTTTCCTAGCAAGACCACACCCCTTTCCCACAAAGCCACATCTACTTGTGGGAGTCTCAGAAAATGTTGCTATCAAACTAAGTGTAAGGCATAACCACAAGAGTGAATCTGCCCCAATCTGTGCCAGAACTGCGCCAAATTCTAGTATAAAcctcaggcacaaaataagccaACAAACTGTAGTGGCGAGTGGAGGTACTGCAGCGTTGTCCCACTGAAGTCTATTTACATTTGGAAAGGATTCTCAGAAGGACAAATAATTCGTGGGGTTTCCTCATGCCATTTGGTCACCATTTGGCTGCGATATGGTGatatattgagaaaaaaaaatattccacacATTAGGCTTTTTGTtggaatagcattttttttttcaactagtaAAATATCCAACTATATGGCTGTACAGTGGAATACTTTACTGCCTTATGACAGAGGTACACATaagacaacattaaaaaaaaagtcataatgaTGTGTTCAGGGCCTTAACATGTCTGACTATTCACTTCAGCCAAACTATCCCCAGTATCATAGAGGCCAGTAATGGAGTCAGGATGACACTTCACATATAACCTTTACCTGATTCCCACTATTCGCGACAATCTCTTTTTGTGCTTCTTCTGCTCTGTCTTTATTTCTGCACACTAGGTGAATGGTGCCAcctagaaaaacaaaaacactcataagaaaaaaaagaacCTAGTTCACACCACAATCACAATGGGAGATGTCCACACAATAAAGCAACATCACCTGAAGAGCAGGAATATTACAGTCTGCAAGACGGTGAACCTACTAACCTCTCCTTCACTCCTGCATCTCACACATTCCCTAAAATGTGATATATCCACCTTTGCAACCATTTTTTCCTATTCCTCAAaagaatgaaaattaaaaaaatgaagcaaCTATGCCAACAgtcctcattaaaggggttgtctggggaatcTTTATTCACTTACCAGGTCCCGGGGATGCTTTTGATAATTCCAGCAACATCACAGCCCCAGAGTCATGTTATTGGCGGCAGCGTTCAACTCCTATGGTCAGCCCTATAAAACAGATAATGAATTACCTGTGAGATTGGGGGATAGTAGGAGATACAACCTGGGGAACAGAACGCTGCCTCCAATCACATGACTCGGGGGTGGTGACACCACCAGGACCAGGTAGGTGAGTACATACTGCAGGATCATATCAGAGATTTGAGGGAAAAAACCAAAATATCTGCTATTTACTAAGTCACAGAGTAGAGAGTCACAACACAAATATGGACACCTCTATCTGCAAATGTGGACTGTGTAAACCTATTAATAGGACTAGGACTACAAgcttagggggctttcacacctgcgcttgttcTCCGGTTTGTGTACTCCGCCAGGTTTGTGTCTtcagccctggcgaaactggacatGGGAcggaaagtcggacatgcaggactttgagtccggctaaaaaaaaaacacggtttcctGGCGGACAGACAGAGTGAATagattttaaaactgaccgccgcgCTTCTGTCCCTTGTCCACTTTCGCctgggctgaagatggaaacccggcggaatgcacaaaccggagaatgagcgcaggtgtgaaagcTCCCTTACTGGTAACCAAGTGTAAGTTTTTTGCTTTATCCTCAGACTACACTTTAGGGGTCATAAACTTACCCCTTTTAGCAATTGCCAGAGCAGTAGCCTTGCCAATACCACTATTTGCTCCTGTGATCATGTAAGACCTTCCAGTAACATCAACTTGCAAATCTTCTGCAGCAAAGTGCTTGGCGGCAGCTTCATATCCCCCTCTACAAAACACAAGACAATCCTCATTATTGCAACATGGTCGGTTACAGCATTTCTagcatttaaagaagaccttctaCAACCTCCAACAACTTAATTTAATAACTGCCATTACACCGATTcaggcacaattggaatttttgctctagcccccacgattcctgagcaatcaatgctgttagttttggtgcctaatatacaccttcctactgtcaggagggcggtgtcaggcaggagcaagcaaggggtgtgattctgaactctgacactggctgcctctgattggagctctggatcacaccccctgcctgacaccacccttctgacattacagggcttaaatagcacatcaggcaccaaaactaactgtgcttattactcaggaatggtgggggctagagagaaaattccaactgcactggaatcagtggagacgCGACTACTAACAGATACTAATAACTGGAGTTGGAGGAGATGGTGAAAGAGAAG
This sequence is a window from Leptodactylus fuscus isolate aLepFus1 chromosome 2, aLepFus1.hap2, whole genome shotgun sequence. Protein-coding genes within it:
- the DHRS12 gene encoding dehydrogenase/reductase SDR family member 12 isoform X2: MLLELSKASPGPGGTIHLVCRNKDRAEEAQKEIVANSGNQDVMVHLLDMSNPKEIWDFAERFKTENRLHVLVNNAGCMVNSRELTEDGIEKNFATNVLGTYILTKALLPALEKEDDARVVTVSSGGMLVQKLDVSDLQFQKGTFDGTMAYAQNKRQQVILTEHWAKEHPKVHFSVMHPGWADTPAVRSSMPDFYEKMKNRLRTEEQGADTVLWLSVSPAVTKHASGLFFQDRKPVSTHLPLASTHSSDGDEEKLLQTLQEMSQKFATASCKL
- the DHRS12 gene encoding dehydrogenase/reductase SDR family member 12 isoform X1; translated protein: MSLYRNTVWFLKGLREYTKGGYEAAAKHFAAEDLQVDVTGRSYMITGANSGIGKATALAIAKRGGTIHLVCRNKDRAEEAQKEIVANSGNQDVMVHLLDMSNPKEIWDFAERFKTENRLHVLVNNAGCMVNSRELTEDGIEKNFATNVLGTYILTKALLPALEKEDDARVVTVSSGGMLVQKLDVSDLQFQKGTFDGTMAYAQNKRQQVILTEHWAKEHPKVHFSVMHPGWADTPAVRSSMPDFYEKMKNRLRTEEQGADTVLWLSVSPAVTKHASGLFFQDRKPVSTHLPLASTHSSDGDEEKLLQTLQEMSQKFATASCKL